From a region of the Halolamina sp. CBA1230 genome:
- the serS gene encoding serine--tRNA ligase — protein MISRQTLREEPERVRDALDAKGVDDVDLDEILEIYDEWRELKAEGDDLRHERNEVSRTIGELKREGEEEEAEEAIERSSELKERLEDVEDRADELEAELEERMMRIPMLPDDDVPRGADESENVERRREGFDDLRDLPEEVTPHYDLGEELDILDFERGAKVSGGGYYFAKGEGARLEHALIQFFLETHRDQGYTDVFPPIPVNSRSMEGTGQFPKFTEDAYRLEGSHDEPYDDDDLWLLPTAEVPVTNLHRDEILLDDDLPLKYQAYSPNFRQEAGEHGTETRGIVRVHQFNKVELVNFVRPEESDERFEGLVSEAESVLQALGIPYRILEMCTGDLGFTQAKKYDIEVWAPGDDMEDGPEQGGRWLEVSSVSNFRDFQARRAGIQYRPEQHESAEYLHTLNGSGVAVPRVLVAILEYYQNADGTVDVPEPLQPYMGGQEVVEGQEPVGESAVGDGN, from the coding sequence ATGATCAGCCGACAGACGCTCCGGGAGGAGCCCGAGCGCGTCCGGGACGCGCTCGACGCGAAGGGCGTCGACGACGTCGACCTCGACGAGATCCTCGAGATCTACGACGAGTGGCGCGAACTCAAAGCCGAGGGCGACGACCTCCGCCACGAGCGCAACGAGGTCAGCCGAACCATCGGCGAACTCAAACGCGAAGGCGAGGAGGAGGAAGCCGAGGAGGCCATCGAGCGCTCGAGCGAACTCAAGGAACGCCTCGAAGACGTGGAGGACCGCGCCGACGAACTCGAAGCCGAACTCGAGGAGCGCATGATGCGGATCCCGATGCTCCCCGACGACGACGTCCCCCGCGGGGCCGACGAGAGCGAGAACGTCGAGCGCCGGCGCGAGGGGTTCGACGACCTGCGTGACCTGCCCGAGGAGGTCACCCCGCACTACGACCTCGGCGAGGAGCTGGACATCCTCGACTTCGAGCGCGGCGCGAAAGTCAGCGGCGGCGGCTACTACTTCGCCAAAGGCGAGGGTGCCCGCCTCGAACACGCGCTGATCCAGTTCTTCCTCGAAACTCACCGCGATCAGGGGTACACCGACGTGTTCCCCCCGATCCCGGTCAACAGCAGGTCGATGGAGGGCACCGGCCAGTTCCCGAAGTTTACCGAGGACGCCTACCGGCTCGAGGGCAGCCACGACGAGCCGTACGACGACGACGACCTCTGGCTGCTGCCGACCGCGGAGGTGCCCGTCACGAACCTCCATCGCGACGAGATCCTGCTCGACGACGACCTGCCGCTGAAGTACCAGGCGTACTCGCCGAACTTCCGGCAGGAGGCCGGCGAGCACGGCACCGAGACCCGCGGGATCGTCCGGGTCCACCAGTTCAACAAGGTCGAGCTGGTCAACTTCGTCCGCCCGGAGGAGAGCGACGAGCGCTTCGAGGGACTGGTCTCGGAGGCGGAATCGGTGCTGCAGGCGCTGGGGATCCCCTACCGCATCCTCGAAATGTGCACGGGCGACCTGGGCTTCACGCAAGCCAAGAAGTACGACATCGAGGTGTGGGCCCCCGGCGACGACATGGAGGACGGCCCAGAGCAGGGCGGCCGCTGGCTCGAGGTGTCGTCGGTGTCGAACTTCCGGGATTTCCAGGCCCGGCGGGCGGGGATCCAGTACCGCCCCGAACAGCACGAGTCGGCGGAGTACCTCCACACGCTCAACGGCTCGGGCGTCGCCGTCCCGCGCGTGCTGGTGGCGATCCTGGAGTACTACCAGAACGCGGACGGCACCGTCGACGTCCCCGAACCCCTCCAGCCCTACATGGGCGGGCAGGAGGTCGTCGAGGGGCAGGAGCCGGTCGGGGAGAGCGCGGTTGGTGACGGGAACTGA
- a CDS encoding DUF367 family protein, with product MDLHVRYEGDDDPEKCTARKLARFDLAELHRSDRATPYGVVLNPHAERALSPADREAAEHALVALDCSWESAGEKQFTIDGDHRALPYLVAGNPVNFGKPMQLTTVEAFAGALVILGEKSQAEQILSKFTWGETFLELNEEPLRRYSECGDSEEVVAIQQEYLDR from the coding sequence GTGGACCTGCACGTTCGCTACGAGGGCGACGACGACCCCGAGAAATGCACCGCCCGGAAGCTCGCGCGGTTCGACCTCGCGGAGCTCCACCGCTCGGACCGCGCGACGCCGTACGGGGTGGTGCTCAACCCCCACGCCGAGCGTGCGCTGTCGCCCGCCGACCGCGAGGCCGCCGAGCACGCGCTGGTCGCGCTCGACTGCTCGTGGGAGTCCGCCGGCGAGAAGCAGTTCACCATCGACGGCGACCACCGCGCGCTGCCGTATCTCGTCGCCGGAAACCCCGTGAACTTCGGGAAACCGATGCAGCTGACGACCGTCGAGGCGTTCGCGGGCGCCCTCGTCATCCTCGGCGAGAAGTCCCAGGCCGAGCAGATCCTCTCGAAGTTCACCTGGGGCGAGACGTTCCTCGAACTCAACGAGGAGCCGCTGCGGCGGTACAGCGAGTGTGGGGACTCCGAGGAAGTCGTGGCGATCCAGCAGGAGTATCTGGATCGGTAA
- a CDS encoding nuclear transport factor 2 family protein — MSDTDPVERYYEAVDAMDADGLAAVLAPEFRHDRPDRTIEGRDRFVEFMMEERPRTDTVHAVDTLFLPEAADDARGREVAAHGRLFADDGEELFAFVDLFTVADGEIVDLRTFTK; from the coding sequence ATGAGCGACACCGATCCGGTGGAGCGGTACTACGAGGCGGTCGACGCGATGGACGCCGACGGGCTCGCGGCCGTGCTCGCCCCAGAGTTCCGCCACGACCGCCCGGACCGGACCATCGAGGGCCGCGACCGGTTCGTGGAGTTCATGATGGAAGAGCGACCCCGAACCGACACGGTTCACGCGGTGGACACGCTGTTCCTGCCCGAGGCCGCCGACGACGCGCGCGGTCGGGAGGTCGCGGCCCACGGCCGGCTGTTCGCCGACGACGGGGAGGAGCTGTTCGCGTTCGTCGACCTGTTCACCGTCGCGGACGGGGAGATCGTCGATCTCCGAACGTTCACCAAATAG